One segment of Carya illinoinensis cultivar Pawnee chromosome 1, C.illinoinensisPawnee_v1, whole genome shotgun sequence DNA contains the following:
- the LOC122313102 gene encoding mechanosensitive ion channel protein 10-like, producing MEAKKPDYQKSSTDHLVLDIDQPNSKNIKQSFQTNSDDPLSQCQARPKLLRRLNFSKPKSRFEEINYPLPPRAILESEELQPLNTHENSSSTDDEDDEWYGNEEENDEDEAQGKDRKKKKRKINKRALIEWILFFFIMTCLVCSLTLNSVKNKKKWGLEIWKWCLMVMVMFCGRLVSGWVVGFLVFLIERNFMLREKVLYFVYGLRKSFRNCVWLGLVLVAWMIMFPNVHEQNKFLKKVFRALIAVLVGATIWLLKILFVKVLASSFHVATFFDRMKESVFHHYILETLSGPPLDEDERVLPQRRRLQASKTLPARLRKIDMERLRKLSLEGRPTAWSVKRLVSHVMSSGLSTISKTVDDFGKAESEITSEWEARNCAQRIFKNIAAKPGAKYIEEEDLLKFLHSEEVNTIFPMFEGAIETGRITKSSFRNWVVHAYFERKALAHSLNDTKTAVQQLHKLASAVVVVIITVVSLLVMGLATTKVIFVVTSQLLLVGFMFQNMCKTMFESIIFVFVMHPFDVGDRCVIEGVQMIVEEMNILTTVFLRYDNEKIYYPNAILLTKPISNFRRSPDMADCIDFSIDVYTPADDITALRKAIQSYIESKPKHWSPKHSLLVKEIENVNKMKMSLCVQHTMNHQNYGEKSSRRSELVLELKRIFETLRIQYHLLPQEVHVTQFNATNGRMSFPSS from the exons ATGGAGGCCAAGAAACCAGACTACCAAAAAAGCAGCACTGATCATCTGGTCCTCGACATCGACCAGCCAAATTCCAAGAATATCAAACAATCTTTCCAGACAAACTCCGATGATCCACTCTCCCAATGCCAAGCAAGACCCAAACTCCTCAGACGCCTAAACTTTTCCAAACCCAAGTCCCGGTTTGAGGAGATCAACTACCCCCTCCCACCACGAGCCATCCTTGAATCCGAAGAACTCCAACCATTAAACACCCACGAAAACTCATCGTCGACGGACGACGAGGACGACGAATGGTATGGAAACGAAGAAGAAAACGACGAAGATGAAGCACAAGGCAAGgacagaaagaaaaagaaaagaaagattaaCAAGAGGGCCTTGATTGAATGGATATTGTTCTTCTTTATAATGACTTGCCTGGTTTGCTCTCTCACCCTAAACTCCgtcaaaaacaagaagaaatggGGTTTGGAGATATGGAAATGGTGCCTGATGGTCATGGTCATGTTCTGCGGACGCCTTGTCTCTGGATGGGTGGTTGGATTTCTCGTCTTCCTCATCGAGCGCAACTTCATGCTCAGAGAAAAGGTCCTATATTTTGTCTACGGTTTGCGCAAGAGCTTCCGAAATTGTGTTTGGCTAGGCCTAGTTTTAGTAGCATGGATGATCATGTTTCCTAACGTTCACGAACAAAACAAGTTTCTCAAGAAAGTGTTCCGGGCTCTAATCGCTGTGCTCGTCGGTGCAACCATCTGGCTGCTAAAGATCTTATTCGTAAAGGTCCTGGCCTCGTCCTTCCATGTTGCTACGTTCTTCGATCGCATGAAAGAAAGCGTTTTCCACCATTACATATTGGAAACGCTTTCTGGGCCTCCGCTGGACGAGGACGAGAGGGTACTGCCCCAACGTCGCCGTCTGCAGGCGTCAAAGACCCTGCCTGCGAGGCTGAGGAAGATCGACATGGAGAGGCTGAGGAAGCTTAGCTTGGAGGGCAGGCCGACGGCGTGGAGCGTGAAGAGGCTGGTGAGCCACGTGATGTCTTCAGGATTGTCGACCATTTCTAAAACCGTTGATGATTTTGGGAAGGCTGAGTCGGAGATTACCAGTGAATGGGAGGCGAGGAACTGTGCTCAGAGGATATTCAAGAACATTGCTGCAAAGCCCGGTGCCAA ATATATAGAAGAGGAGGATTTACTAAAGTTTTTGCATAGCGAGGAGGTTAACACTATATTTCCAATGTTTGAAGGAGCAATCGAAACTGGAAGAATCACCAAGTCTTCATTCAGAAATTGGGTG GTCCATGCCTACTTTGAACGGAAAGCTTTAGCTCACTCCCTGAATGATACAAAGACGGCTGTCCAGCAACTACACAAGTTGGCAAGCGCAGTGGTTGTTGTGATTATAACTGTGGTATCTCTATTGGTAATGGGTTTGGCCACAACCAAGGTTATATTCGTTGTTACATCTCAACTACTGCTCGTGGGGTTCATGTTCCAAAACATGTGCAAAACTATGTTTGAGTCTATCATTTTTGTGTTTGTGATGCACCCTTTCGACGTCGGTGATCGTTGTGTTATTGAAGGCGTACAA ATGATTGTTGAAGAGATGAATATTTTGACAACAGTGTTTTTACGATATGataatgagaaaatatattACCCAAATGCTATTCTTCTTACAAAGCCAATCAGCAATTTTAGAAGAAGTCCAGACATGGCAGATTGTATTGATTTCAGCATTGATGTGTATACGCCCGCTGATGATATTACTGCTCTTAGGAAGGCCATACAATc ATATATTGAGAGTAAGCCAAAGCATTGGAGCCCGAAACATTCACTACTGGTCAAGGAGATCGAGAATGTCAACAAGATGAAGATGTCTCTATGCGTTCAACACACCATGAACCATCAGAATTATGGGGAAAAGAGCAGTCGAAGGTCAGAGCTAGTTTTGGAATTAAAGAGGATTTTTGAAACCCTTAGAATACAATACCACCTACTTCCTCAAGAGGTACATGTTACACAATTCAACGCTACCAATGGGAGAATGTCGTTTCCGTCCTCCTAG
- the LOC122318677 gene encoding uncharacterized protein LOC122318677, giving the protein EEKKVKLAVIEFTDYAIIWWDQLVTTRRRNHERPIETWGELKALMRRRFVPSHYYRDLYQKLQNLTQGSRSVEDYHKEMEVAMIRANVEEDREATMARFLSGLNRDIANVVELQHYVEIEDMVHMAMKVERQLKRKGTARYTSVPSTTWKSKWDRNDPTEAKRKIEPPKGKDEGPSSKAKVESQPSRNRDIKCFKCLGSGHIASQCPNRRVMIMRDNGEVMTESEDDRDGVPELVDASDDEGVIYAVSESLVARRALNTHIKVDDAEQQRENIFHTRCHVNSKVCSMIIDGGSCTNVASTTLVEKLNLPTLKHSRPYKLQWLNDCGEVRVDRQVLVPFSIGRYQDEVLCDVVPMHAGHILLGRPWQYDRREFDDVFPEEMPNELPPIRGIEHQIDFVPGAAIPNRPAYRSNPEETKELQRQVEDLMSKGYVRESMSPCAVPVLLVPKKDGTWRIVVFLGYVVSTKGIEVDEEKVKAIKEWPTPKSITEVRSFHGLASFYRRFVKDFRTIAAPLTEVIKKNVGFHWGATQESAFATIKERLCSAPVLALPDFNKAFEIECDASGIGIGAVLMQDRRPIAFFSEKLSGASLKYPTYDKELYALIRALETWQHYLWPREFVIHTDHESLKHLKGQGKLNKRHARWMEYIETFPYVICYKQGKENIVADALSRRYHEGYLFKENKLCVPGCSMRELLVREAHGGGLMGHFGVKKTLDILHEHFFWPKMKRDVTHICGRCITCRKAKSKVLPHGLYTPLPVPSEPWVDISMDFVLGLPRTKRGRDSIFVVVDRFSKTAHFIPCHKTDDATNIADLFFREIVRLHGVPGSIVSDRDVKFLSYFWKVLWGKLGTKLLFSTTCHPQTDGQTEVVNRTLTQLLRTVVHKNLKTWEDCLPFIEFAYNRTMHTTTSYSPFAIVYGFNPLTPLDLMPLPVDGRNWVWVHMRKERFPAHRRTKLHPRGDGPFQILEKINDNAYKVDLPGEYNVSATFNVSDLSPFDVGEDSRSNPFEERGNDGNQGRPTLKDPLQVPDGPITRSRAKKIKEAMQGLPYCGSLMIFLHMVIFLDGALRESWHAFVQTWIRIACGSNMVISIVTWVIAASYH; this is encoded by the exons gaggagaagaaagtaaagttggcagtaattgaattcactgattatgctattatttggtgggatcaattagtgaccactaggagaaggaatcatgagaggcctatagagacatggggagagttgaaagctctcatgaggcggagatttgtacctagtcactactatagggacctttatcaaaagctccaaaatcttacacaggggtctaggagtgtggaggattaccataaggagatggaggtggctatgattcgggctaatgtagaggaggaccgggaggccaccatggctagatttttgagtggtttgaatagagatatagccaatgtagttgaattgcaacattatgtggagatagaggacatggtgcacatggctatgaaggtggagaggcaattaaagagaaaagggacagcaaggtacacttcggttcctagcactacttggaaatcaaagtgggataggaatgatcctactgaagcaaagagaaagatcgaaccacctaagggcaaagatgagggacctagcagcaaagccaaggtagaatctcaaccttcaaggaatagagatattaaatgttttaagtgtttgggttcagggcacattgcttctcaatgtccaaataggcgagtgatgattatgcgtgacaatggggaggtgatgactgagagtgaggatgatcgtgatggagtgcccgagttagttgatgctagtgatgacgaaggagtgatatatgctgtgagtgagtctcttgttgctaggcgtgctctcaacacacacattaaggtggatgatgccgagcaacagagagagaacattttccatactagatgtcacgtcaacagcaaagtatgtagtatgattattgatggagggagttgtactaatgtggctagcactactttggttgagaaattgaatttaccaaccttaaaacactctagaccatacaaattgcagtggttgaatgattgtggggaagttagggtggatagacaagtgttagttcctttttcaattggaaggtatcaggatgaggtgctttgtgatgttgtgcctatgcatgctggccatattttgttggggaggccgtggcaatatgataggagg gagtttgatgatgtattcccagaggagatgcctaatgagttgccacccattagaggcattgagcatcagattgattttgtacctggagctgctattccaaaccgaccagcctataggagtaatccagaggagacaaaggaacttcagaggcaagttgaggacttgatgagcaaggggtacgtgagggagagcatgagcccatgtgcagtaccagtgctattagtgccaaagaaggatgggacgtggagaat agttgtttttcttggatatgttgttagtacaaagggtattgaggtggatgaagagaaagtcaaggccatcaaggagtggccaacgccaaagagtatcactgaggtaagaagctttcatggtttagctagcttttatcggcgttttgttaaagattttagaaccattgctgcaccactcactgaagtcattaaaaagaatgttgggtttcattggggggctactcaagagagtgcttttgccaccattaaagaaaggttgtgctctgcacctgtgctagcattacctgattttaacaaagcttttgagattgaatgtgatgcctcaggtatagggattggagctgttttgatgcaggataggcggcccatagctttcttcagtgaaaagttaagtggggcctcactcaagtaccctacttatgacaaagagctttatgctcttattcgtgcattggagacttggcaacactacctatggcctagggaatttgtgatccacaccgatcatgaatcattaaagcatctcaagggtcaaggtaagttgaataaaaggcatgctcgttggatggaatacattgagacatttccatatgtcatctgttacaagcaaggtaaggagaacattgttgctgatgctttatctcgaaggtat catgagggttacttgtttaaagaaaacaaactttgtgtgccaGGTTGTTCCatgcgtgaattactagtgcgtgaggcacatggtggtggattaatgggacactttggtgtcaagaagactttggatattttgcatgaacatttcttttggcctaagatgaagagagatgtcactcacatttgtggcaggtgcattacatgtaggaaggccaaatctaaagtgttgccacatgggttgtatacacccttacccgttcctagtgaaccatgggtcgacatatctatggactttgttttggggctacctaggaccaaaaggggtagagattctatttttgtggttgtggatagatttagtaaaacggcacatttcattccatgccataaaacagatgatgccacaaacatagctgacttgtttttcagggagatagtgcgactccatggtgttcccgggagtattgtttctgatagggatgttaaattccttagctacttttggaaggtgttgtgggggaaattgggtaccaagctcttattttccactacttgtcatccgcagactgatggtcaaactgaagtagttaataggaccttaactcagcttttacgcactgttgttcataagaatttaaaaacttgggaggattgtttgccattcatagagtttgcatataataggaccatgcatactactacttcatattctccttttgcaattgtttatggattcaatccgcttacccctttagatttgatgcctttaccggttgatggcagga attgggtttgggttcacatgcgcaaagaaagattcccagctcatcggaggactaagttgcatcctcgaggagatggacctttccaaatccttgagaaaattaatgacaatgcctataaagtggatctcccaggtgagtataatgtgtctgctactttcaatgtttctgatctttctccttttgacgtaggtgaagattcgaggtcgaatccttttgaggagagggggaatgatgggaaccaaggcaggcctactcttaaagatcctttgcaagttccagatgggccaattacaagatcgagagccaagaagatcaaggaagcaatgcaaggatta CCTTATTGTGGATCATTAATGATTTTCCTGCATATGGTAATCTTTCTGGATGGAGCACTAAGGGAAAGTTGGCATGCCTTTGTTCAAACCTGGATACGGATAGCATGTGGTTCAAACATGGTCATAAGCATTGTTACATGGGTCATCGCTGCTTCCTATCATTAG